From Heteronotia binoei isolate CCM8104 ecotype False Entrance Well chromosome 17, APGP_CSIRO_Hbin_v1, whole genome shotgun sequence, one genomic window encodes:
- the YTHDF2 gene encoding YTH domain-containing family protein 2, with amino-acid sequence MSASSLLEQRPKGQGTKVQNGSVHQKDGLNDDDIEPYLSPQARPNNAYTAMSDSYLPSYYSPSIGFSYSLGEAAWSTGGDPPMPYLTSYGQLSNGEPHFLPDAMFGQPGALGSTPFLGQHGFNFFPSGIDFSAWGNNSSQGQSTQSSGYSSNYAYAPSSLGGAMIDGQSAFANETLNKAPGMNTIDQGMAALKLGSTDVANAVPKVVGSAVGSGSIAGNIVTSNSLPPATIAPPKPASWADIASKPAKQQPKLKTKNGIASSSLPPPPIKHNMDIGTWDNKGPAAKSPSQALVQNIGQPSSQISPQPMGQALSSSPPTVQPLAGQQPQPLPPPPPQSAQLPVQQQAAQPARWVAPRNRGNGFGQNGVDGSSVGQSQAASGAAPSEPHPVLEKLRSINNYNPKDFDWNPKHGRVFIIKSYSEDDIHRSIKYNIWCSTEHGNKRLDAAYRSMNGKGPVYLLFSVNGSGHFCGVAEMKSAVDYNTCAGVWSQDKWKGRFDIRWIFVKDVPNSQLRHIRLENNENKPVTNSRDTQEVPLEKAKQVLKIIATYKHTTSIFDDFSHYEKRQEEEENVKKERQGRVK; translated from the exons AATAATGCATATACCGCAATGTCCGATTCCTACCTGCCAAGTTACTACAGCCCATCTATTGGATTCTCCTACTCCTTGGGTGAAGCTGCTTGGTCAACTGGAGGTGATCCACCCATGCCCTACTTAACTTCCTATGGACAGCTGAGCAATGGTGAGCCTCACTTTCTTCCAGATGCCATGTTTGGACAGCCAGGGGCCCTTGGCAGCACTCCATTTCTCGGACAGCATGGCTTTAACTTTTTCCCAAGCGGGATTGACTTCTCGGCTTGGGGCAATAACAGTTCTCAGGGGCAGTCCACTCAAAGCTCTGGCTATAGCAGCAACTATGCTTATGCACCAAGCTCATTGGGTGGAGCCATGATAGATGGACAGTCTGCTTTTGCCAATGAAACTCTGAATAAGGCTCCTGGGATGAACACCATAGATCAGGGGATGGCAGCGTTGAAGCTGGGCAGCACCGACGTCGCAAACGCCGTCCCCAAAGTCGTCGGGTCCGCTGTAGGCAGTGGCTCTATTGCCGGTAATATCGTGACTTCTAACAGTTTGCCCCCAGCAACCATCGCTCCTCCCAAACCAGCCTCCTGGGCTGATATTGCCAGCAAACCTGCTAAACAGCAGCCCAAGCTGAAGACCAAGAACGGCATCGCGAGTTCAAGTCTTCCACCACCCCCAATAAAGCATAATATGGACATTGGAACTTGGGATAATAAAGGACCAGCGGCGAAATCTCCGTCCCAGGCCTTAGTTCAGAATATTGGTCAGCCGTCGTCCCAGATATCCCCCCAGCCGATGGGCCAGGCGTTGAGCAGCAGCCCCCCCACTGTACAGCCTTTGGCAGGACAACAGCCGCAACCTCTGCCTCCGCCACCCCCCCAATCAGCTCAGCTGCCAGTGCAGCAGCAGGCAGCTCAGCCCGCCCGCTGGGTTGCGCCTCGTAACCGTGGCAACGGGTTTGGCCAAAATGGAGTGGACGGTAGTTCCGTTGGACAGTCTCAGGCCGCTTCTGGCGCTGCTCCTTCAGAGCCGCACCCCGTCTTAGAGAAGTTGCGATCCATCAATAACTACAACCCGAAGGATTTTGACTGGAACCCAAAGCACGGCCGGGTTTTCATCATCAAGAGTTATTCCGAGGACGATATCCACCGCTCCATTAAGTATAACATCTGGTGCAGCACAGAGCACGGGAATAAAAGACTGGATGCCGCGTACCGCTCCATGAATGGGAAAGGTCCTGTTTACTTGCTGTTCAGCGTCAATGGCAGCGGTCACTTCTGCGGAGTTGCGGAAATGAAATCTGCCGTGGACTACAACACGTGCGCAGGTGTATGGTCCCAGGACAAATGGAAGGGACGTTTTGACATCAGGTGGATTTTTGTGAAGGACGTTCCCAACAGCCAACTGCGGCACATTCGCCTAGAGAACAATGAGAATAAACCAGTGACCAACTCCAGGGACACTCAGGAAGTGCCTCTGGAAAAGGCCAAGCAGGTGCTCAAAATCATTGCTACCTACAAGCACACCACTTCAATTTTTGATGACTTCTCACACTATGAGAAacgccaggaggaggaggaaaatgtgAAAAAG GAACGCCAAGGCCGTGTGAAGTAG